Proteins encoded within one genomic window of Amycolatopsis nigrescens CSC17Ta-90:
- a CDS encoding DNA alkylation repair protein, producing the protein MDPKDTVDTRDVGEPVGALVRAARAGLAELGDPEKATEMRRYMKSEMPFRGVPKPERAGLARRLFAAHPLPDAGTWAATIRTLWRTAEFREERYLAIDLSGHRAYAGWQGTGMLPVYEEMIVTGAWWDFVDEVAIRRVGPLLRAAPETLTPMLRGWAVDEDLWRRRTAVICQIGAKDKTDTELLTDTIESTVSTPDGLDFFIRKGIGWALRDYSKTDPDWVRAFVTAHPALSPLSVREALRRLPARTD; encoded by the coding sequence ATGGACCCAAAAGACACAGTGGACACACGAGACGTCGGAGAACCGGTGGGCGCGCTGGTCCGCGCGGCGCGAGCGGGGCTCGCCGAACTGGGCGATCCGGAAAAGGCCACCGAGATGCGGCGCTACATGAAGTCCGAGATGCCGTTCCGGGGAGTGCCGAAACCGGAGCGCGCCGGCCTGGCGCGGCGGCTGTTCGCCGCGCACCCGCTACCGGACGCCGGTACCTGGGCCGCCACCATCCGCACCCTGTGGCGCACCGCGGAGTTCCGCGAGGAGCGATATCTCGCGATTGACCTGAGCGGGCACCGGGCCTACGCCGGCTGGCAGGGCACCGGAATGCTGCCGGTCTACGAGGAGATGATCGTGACCGGCGCCTGGTGGGACTTCGTGGACGAGGTGGCCATCCGCAGGGTCGGGCCACTGCTGCGCGCCGCACCCGAGACGCTCACCCCGATGCTGCGGGGCTGGGCGGTGGACGAAGACCTGTGGCGGCGGCGCACCGCGGTGATCTGCCAGATCGGAGCCAAGGACAAGACCGACACCGAACTGCTGACCGACACCATCGAGTCCACAGTGTCCACTCCGGACGGACTGGACTTCTTCATCCGCAAAGGAATCGGCTGGGCCCTGCGGGACTACAGCAAAACGGACCCGGACTGGGTGCGCGCCTTCGTCACCGCACATCCCGCCCTGTCGCCACTTTCCGTCCGCGAGGCGCTGCGCCGTCTCCCGGCCCGGACAGACTGA
- the pheS gene encoding phenylalanine--tRNA ligase subunit alpha has protein sequence MSGANDKQEPKTGTADTLAPETLQAAVKKAETEFDAATDLDALAAIKPAHLGDNAPLMLARREIGALPKQEKAEAGKRVNEARQAIQAAFDSRRTVLLAERDERVLRDETVDVTLPWDRTPRGARHPVTTVAERVADAFVAMGWEVAEGPELEAEWFNFDALNFGKDHPARQMQDTFYAGEEGSGMVLRTHTSPVQARSLLYRDLPVYVVCPGRTYRSDELDSTHTPVFSQVEGLAVDKGLTMAHLKGTLDAFARAIFGEQAKTRLRPNFFPFTEPSAEMDVWFADKKGGPGWVEWGGCGMVNPNVLRACGVDPEVYSGFAFGMGLERTLQFRNGIPDMRDMVEGDIRFTLPFGTEA, from the coding sequence ATGTCGGGAGCCAACGACAAGCAGGAGCCCAAGACGGGCACGGCCGACACGCTCGCGCCGGAAACGCTGCAGGCGGCCGTCAAGAAGGCCGAGACGGAGTTCGACGCCGCCACCGACCTGGACGCGCTGGCCGCGATCAAGCCGGCCCACCTCGGGGACAACGCGCCGCTGATGCTGGCCCGCCGGGAGATCGGCGCGCTGCCCAAGCAGGAGAAGGCCGAGGCGGGCAAGCGGGTCAACGAGGCCCGCCAGGCCATCCAGGCCGCGTTCGACTCGCGGCGCACCGTGCTGCTCGCCGAGCGGGACGAGCGGGTGCTGCGCGACGAGACGGTGGACGTCACGCTGCCATGGGACCGGACGCCCCGCGGCGCCCGGCACCCGGTCACCACGGTGGCCGAGCGGGTGGCGGACGCCTTCGTGGCGATGGGCTGGGAGGTCGCCGAAGGCCCCGAGCTGGAAGCCGAGTGGTTCAACTTCGACGCGCTGAACTTCGGCAAGGACCACCCCGCGCGGCAGATGCAGGACACCTTCTACGCCGGCGAAGAAGGCTCCGGGATGGTGCTGCGCACGCACACCTCGCCGGTGCAGGCCAGGTCGCTGCTCTACCGCGACCTGCCGGTCTACGTGGTCTGCCCAGGCCGGACCTACCGCTCGGACGAGCTGGACAGCACGCACACCCCGGTCTTCTCCCAGGTCGAGGGGCTGGCGGTGGACAAGGGCCTGACCATGGCCCACCTGAAGGGCACGCTGGACGCCTTCGCCCGCGCGATCTTCGGCGAGCAGGCCAAGACCAGGCTGCGCCCGAACTTCTTCCCGTTCACCGAGCCGTCCGCCGAGATGGACGTCTGGTTCGCGGACAAGAAGGGCGGGCCCGGCTGGGTCGAATGGGGCGGTTGCGGCATGGTCAACCCGAACGTGCTGCGGGCCTGCGGGGTCGACCCCGAGGTGTACTCGGGCTTCGCCTTCGGCATGGGGCTGGAGCGCACCCTGCAGTTCCGCAACGGAATCCCGGACATGCGAGACATGGTGGAGGGCGACATCCGCTTCACCCTTCCCTTCGGAACGGAGGCCTGA
- a CDS encoding alpha/beta hydrolase: MVVGALAGGLLLAPAGSPATAAQGFSPAPIAWGACQSDRLKKAGAECGFLEVPMDYREPDGPRVSLAVSRVRHKTPNSQGVMLVNPGGPGGSGLGLSVLGGAVPGGAGNAYDWIGFDPRGVGSSKPALSCDGNYFGYDRPEYVPSTPELERAWLTRSENYAKACEKNGPLLEHLKTTDVARDMESLREALGERQINYYGFSYGTYLGQVYGTMFPDRVRRMVLDSNVDARKVWYQANLDQDVAFDRNIKIFFDWVAQYDGVYHLGDSGATVEKLFYSEQKKLAETPAGGVFGPDEWTDVFLQAGYYRDTWKDIAGAFAGWVHGGDWQTLKAMFEDSNPPGDDNGFAVYNGVQCTDVQWPPSWQQWRFDNWTTHFRAPFNTWGNAWFNAPCRYWPAKAGKPVEVDGRKVAGALLIGETLDAATPFEGSLETRRRFPKASLIAEPGGATHADSLAGNACVDDQIAAYLADGKLPPRKPGDRADTECAPLPDPVPDGVAAPRSGNAENAEDSAKPAELRRVLVGR, encoded by the coding sequence ATGGTCGTCGGCGCACTGGCGGGCGGCCTGTTGCTCGCCCCCGCCGGCAGTCCGGCCACCGCGGCGCAGGGGTTCAGCCCGGCGCCGATCGCCTGGGGCGCCTGCCAGTCGGATCGCCTGAAGAAGGCCGGTGCCGAATGCGGTTTCCTGGAAGTCCCGATGGACTACCGCGAACCGGACGGGCCGCGGGTTTCGCTCGCGGTGTCGCGGGTCAGGCACAAGACCCCGAACTCGCAGGGCGTGATGCTGGTGAACCCGGGCGGTCCCGGTGGTTCCGGGCTCGGCCTTTCGGTCCTCGGCGGGGCCGTGCCCGGCGGCGCGGGGAACGCCTACGACTGGATCGGTTTCGACCCGCGCGGGGTCGGTTCCAGCAAGCCGGCACTCAGCTGCGACGGGAACTACTTCGGCTACGACCGTCCGGAGTACGTGCCCTCGACCCCGGAACTGGAGCGCGCCTGGCTGACCCGGTCCGAGAACTACGCCAAGGCATGCGAAAAGAACGGCCCGTTGCTCGAGCACCTCAAGACCACCGACGTCGCGCGGGACATGGAGAGCCTGCGCGAGGCGCTGGGCGAGCGGCAGATCAACTACTACGGCTTCTCCTACGGCACCTATCTCGGGCAGGTGTACGGCACGATGTTCCCGGACCGGGTCCGCCGGATGGTGCTGGACAGCAACGTCGACGCGCGCAAGGTCTGGTACCAGGCCAACCTGGACCAGGACGTCGCCTTCGACCGCAACATCAAGATCTTCTTCGACTGGGTCGCCCAGTACGACGGCGTCTACCACCTCGGTGATTCCGGGGCCACCGTGGAGAAACTGTTCTACAGCGAGCAGAAGAAGCTGGCCGAGACCCCGGCCGGTGGTGTGTTCGGCCCGGACGAGTGGACCGACGTGTTCCTGCAGGCCGGGTACTACCGGGACACCTGGAAGGACATCGCCGGGGCCTTCGCAGGCTGGGTGCACGGCGGTGACTGGCAGACCCTCAAGGCGATGTTCGAAGACTCGAACCCGCCGGGCGACGACAACGGGTTCGCCGTCTACAACGGGGTGCAGTGCACCGATGTGCAGTGGCCGCCGAGCTGGCAGCAGTGGCGGTTCGACAACTGGACCACGCATTTCCGCGCCCCGTTCAACACCTGGGGCAACGCCTGGTTCAACGCGCCGTGCCGATACTGGCCGGCGAAGGCGGGCAAGCCGGTCGAGGTGGACGGCCGGAAGGTGGCCGGCGCGTTGCTGATCGGCGAGACCCTGGACGCGGCGACACCGTTCGAGGGCAGCCTGGAGACGCGCCGCAGGTTCCCGAAGGCCAGCCTGATCGCGGAGCCGGGCGGCGCGACGCACGCGGATTCGCTTGCCGGCAACGCCTGTGTGGACGACCAGATCGCGGCCTACCTAGCCGACGGCAAGCTGCCGCCGCGCAAGCCGGGCGACCGGGCGGACACCGAATGCGCGCCGCTGCCGGATCCGGTCCCGGACGGCGTGGCGGCGCCGAGGTCCGGAAACGCCGAGAACGCCGAAGACTCAGCGAAACCGGCCGAACTGCGGCGGGTGCTCGTGGGCCGCTGA
- the pheT gene encoding phenylalanine--tRNA ligase subunit beta gives MRVPVSWLKSHLELDEAVGAQELVDAFIRIGVEVDDVQPLGTVTGPLVIGRVAEIEVLTEFKKPIRYCRVEVGEEASEEQETDEEGGPTGIRTRGIICGASNFVEGDLVVVALPGAVLPGDFTITARKTYGRVSDGMICSARELGLGDDHGGIMVLPPATASPGDDAHEVLGLDDTVLELAPTPDRGYALSIRGLARELSNALDVPFGDPANVEIPEAEGDAWPVRIEDPLGCPRFVLRRVKGLDASAPTPWWMRRRLMLAGIRSISLAVDVTNYVMIELGHPLHAWDTASVKGDLVVRRAKAGEKLTTLDDVERELSQDDVVIADDTGAVSLAGTMGGAGTEIGTESTDVLLEAAHWDPASISRTARRHKLYSEAAKRFERFTDPQLCAAAVEFAARLLRQYGDGSIQPGRTDEGEVVPLAPITMPINLPDQVAGVRYQRGVTVRRLGQIGCKVTIGTGDDGTGLVTAVPPSWRGDLLQPADLVEEVLRLEGYDSIPSILPPAPAGRGLTEVQRRRRTVSRALAESGYVEVLPFPFISASVWDAFGLAEDDSRRNTVRVRNPLESEKDQLASTLLPGLLETLQRNTSRGFKDVALYHIGQVVLPKAKQRAVPVLGVDQRPTDEELAALQAALPNQPQHVAVVLTGQRARSGWWGPGEQANWADAVQAARTVAAAAGVELQVRAADLPPWHPGRCAQLRVGDWPVGHAGELHPKVVEALGLPKRTVAMELDLDAIPLPEGRPAPEVSAYPPVLLDVALVTDAGVPSAELAGALVEGGGELLEDVRLFDAYTGDQVGEGKRSLAYKLRFRAADRTLTVDEATTARDAAVAVAAERFGAALRA, from the coding sequence GTGCGAGTCCCGGTGAGCTGGCTGAAGAGCCACCTCGAACTCGACGAGGCCGTCGGAGCGCAGGAGCTGGTCGACGCCTTCATCCGGATCGGCGTCGAGGTCGACGACGTGCAGCCGCTCGGCACCGTCACCGGCCCGCTGGTGATCGGGCGGGTCGCCGAGATCGAGGTGCTGACGGAGTTCAAGAAGCCGATCCGGTACTGCCGGGTCGAGGTCGGCGAGGAGGCTTCCGAGGAGCAGGAGACCGACGAAGAGGGCGGTCCCACCGGCATCCGGACCAGGGGCATCATCTGCGGCGCCTCGAACTTCGTCGAGGGCGACCTCGTCGTGGTGGCGCTGCCGGGCGCGGTGCTGCCCGGCGACTTCACCATCACGGCCCGCAAGACCTACGGCCGGGTCAGCGACGGCATGATCTGCTCGGCAAGGGAGCTCGGCCTCGGTGACGATCACGGCGGCATCATGGTGCTGCCCCCGGCCACCGCCAGCCCCGGCGACGACGCGCACGAGGTGCTCGGCCTCGACGACACCGTGCTCGAGCTGGCGCCGACACCGGACCGCGGCTACGCGCTGTCCATCCGCGGCCTGGCCAGGGAACTGTCGAACGCGCTGGACGTGCCCTTCGGCGACCCGGCCAACGTGGAGATCCCGGAGGCGGAGGGCGACGCCTGGCCGGTCCGGATCGAGGACCCGCTCGGCTGCCCGCGGTTCGTGCTGCGCCGGGTCAAGGGCCTGGACGCGAGCGCGCCGACGCCGTGGTGGATGCGGCGGCGGCTGATGCTGGCCGGGATCCGGTCCATCTCGCTGGCCGTGGACGTGACCAACTACGTGATGATCGAGCTCGGGCACCCGCTGCACGCCTGGGACACCGCGTCGGTCAAGGGCGATCTGGTGGTGCGCCGGGCGAAGGCCGGCGAGAAACTGACCACTTTGGACGATGTCGAGCGCGAGCTCAGCCAGGACGACGTGGTGATCGCGGACGACACCGGCGCGGTCTCGCTGGCCGGCACCATGGGCGGCGCGGGTACCGAGATCGGCACCGAGAGCACCGACGTGCTGCTCGAAGCCGCGCACTGGGACCCGGCGTCGATCAGCCGCACGGCCCGCCGCCACAAGCTCTACTCGGAGGCGGCCAAGCGGTTCGAGCGGTTCACCGATCCGCAGCTGTGCGCGGCGGCGGTGGAGTTCGCGGCACGGCTGCTGCGCCAGTACGGCGACGGCAGCATCCAGCCCGGCCGCACCGACGAGGGCGAGGTCGTCCCGCTCGCGCCGATCACCATGCCGATCAACCTGCCGGACCAGGTGGCTGGGGTGCGCTACCAGCGCGGGGTGACTGTGCGCAGGCTCGGTCAGATCGGCTGCAAGGTCACCATCGGCACCGGTGACGACGGCACCGGGCTGGTGACCGCGGTTCCGCCGAGCTGGCGGGGCGACCTGCTGCAGCCGGCCGACCTGGTCGAGGAGGTGCTGCGGCTGGAGGGCTACGACAGCATCCCGTCGATCCTGCCGCCGGCGCCCGCGGGACGGGGACTGACCGAGGTTCAGCGGCGGCGGCGTACGGTCTCCCGCGCGCTGGCCGAGTCCGGTTACGTGGAGGTGCTGCCCTTCCCGTTCATCTCGGCGTCCGTCTGGGATGCCTTCGGGCTGGCCGAGGACGACTCCCGGCGCAACACCGTCCGGGTGCGCAACCCGCTGGAGTCCGAAAAGGACCAGCTGGCGAGCACGCTGCTGCCGGGTCTGTTGGAAACCTTGCAGCGCAACACTTCCCGCGGTTTCAAGGATGTCGCGCTGTACCACATCGGGCAGGTCGTGCTGCCGAAGGCGAAGCAGCGGGCGGTGCCGGTGCTCGGTGTCGACCAGCGGCCAACCGATGAGGAGCTGGCCGCGCTGCAGGCAGCGCTGCCGAACCAGCCGCAGCACGTCGCCGTGGTGCTCACCGGTCAGCGCGCGCGGTCCGGCTGGTGGGGCCCCGGCGAGCAGGCGAACTGGGCGGACGCCGTGCAGGCGGCCCGTACCGTCGCCGCCGCGGCCGGGGTGGAGCTCCAGGTGCGCGCGGCCGACCTGCCGCCGTGGCATCCTGGCCGCTGCGCGCAGCTGCGGGTCGGCGACTGGCCGGTCGGGCACGCCGGCGAGTTGCACCCGAAGGTGGTCGAAGCGCTCGGCCTGCCGAAGCGGACCGTGGCGATGGAGCTCGATCTGGACGCCATCCCGCTGCCCGAGGGCAGGCCGGCCCCCGAGGTGTCGGCGTACCCGCCGGTGCTGCTGGACGTGGCGCTGGTGACGGACGCCGGGGTGCCTTCGGCCGAGCTGGCCGGTGCGCTCGTCGAGGGCGGCGGCGAGCTGCTGGAGGACGTCCGGCTGTTCGACGCCTACACCGGGGATCAGGTCGGCGAGGGCAAGCGCTCACTGGCCTACAAGCTGAGGTTCCGGGCGGCGGACCGCACGCTGACCGTGGACGAAGCCACCACCGCCCGCGACGCGGCGGTTGCCGTGGCGGCGGAGCGTTTCGGCGCGGCCCTGCGCGCTTGA